A genomic stretch from Burkholderia pyrrocinia includes:
- the uraD gene encoding 2-oxo-4-hydroxy-4-carboxy-5-ureidoimidazoline decarboxylase gives MKAMRYTLNQLNTMAPNAFVAALSGIFEHSPWVAEVAAGERPFASIDALHKTMSGAVETGGEARQLALINAHPELAGKAAVRGELTAESTREQSGAGLDQCTQEEFDKLLTLNRTYREKFGFPFILAVRGYDRHGIIANFESRVNHSRAEELRASLDQIYRIARFRLDDLIDA, from the coding sequence ATGAAGGCGATGCGTTACACGTTGAATCAATTGAACACGATGGCGCCGAACGCATTCGTCGCGGCGCTGTCGGGGATTTTCGAACATTCGCCGTGGGTGGCCGAGGTCGCCGCGGGCGAGCGGCCGTTCGCGAGCATCGACGCGCTGCACAAGACGATGTCGGGCGCGGTGGAAACGGGCGGAGAAGCGCGCCAGCTCGCGCTGATCAACGCTCACCCGGAGCTGGCCGGCAAGGCCGCCGTGCGCGGCGAGCTGACGGCCGAGTCGACGCGCGAGCAGAGCGGCGCGGGCCTCGACCAGTGCACGCAGGAAGAGTTCGACAAGCTGCTGACGCTGAACCGCACGTATCGCGAGAAGTTCGGCTTCCCGTTCATCCTCGCGGTGCGCGGCTACGACCGGCACGGCATCATCGCGAACTTCGAGTCGCGCGTGAATCATTCGCGCGCCGAGGAACTGCGCGCGAGCCTCGACCAGATCTACCGGATCGCGCGCTTCCGCCTCGACGACCTGATCGACGCCTGA
- a CDS encoding aspartate/glutamate racemase family protein, protein MKIRLINPNTTQRMTDAMGRCARDVAAAGTEIVAVSPPMGPPSIEGYYDEALATPGLLAEIAQGERDGCDAYVIACFGDPGLYAARELARGPVIGIAEAAMHAASVLAPGFSVVTTLARTCGMAWHLAERYGMKRFCRNVRATDVAVLELDRPGSAARRIIVDECRRALDEDGADAIVLGCAGMAEFAHEIEQQIGAPVVEGVTAAVKWAEALVALRLATAKRGDYARPLPKRYDGAFARFSPPDGEAAEPAPNLPQPHIHTV, encoded by the coding sequence ATGAAGATCCGACTGATCAATCCGAATACGACGCAGCGGATGACCGACGCGATGGGCCGCTGCGCGCGCGACGTCGCGGCCGCGGGCACGGAGATCGTCGCGGTGAGCCCGCCGATGGGGCCGCCGTCGATCGAAGGGTATTACGACGAGGCGCTCGCGACGCCCGGGCTGCTCGCCGAGATCGCGCAGGGCGAGCGCGACGGCTGCGACGCATACGTGATCGCGTGCTTCGGCGATCCGGGCCTCTACGCGGCGCGCGAGCTCGCGCGCGGGCCGGTGATCGGCATCGCCGAGGCCGCGATGCATGCGGCGAGCGTGCTCGCGCCCGGCTTCTCGGTCGTCACGACGCTCGCGCGCACCTGCGGGATGGCATGGCACCTGGCTGAACGCTACGGGATGAAGCGGTTCTGCCGCAACGTGCGCGCGACCGACGTCGCGGTGCTGGAACTCGACCGGCCGGGCTCGGCCGCGCGCCGGATCATCGTCGACGAATGCCGGCGCGCGCTCGACGAGGACGGCGCGGACGCGATCGTGCTCGGCTGCGCGGGGATGGCCGAATTCGCGCACGAGATCGAGCAGCAGATCGGCGCGCCGGTGGTCGAGGGCGTCACGGCGGCCGTCAAGTGGGCCGAGGCGCTCGTTGCGCTGCGCCTCGCGACCGCGAAGCGCGGCGACTACGCGCGGCCGCTGCCGAAGCGCTACGACGGCGCATTCGCCCGCTTCAGCCCGCCGGACGGGGAGGCGGCGGAACCCGCCCCGAATTTGCCGCAACCGCACATACACACCGTCTGA
- the puuE gene encoding allantoinase PuuE codes for MSLDPNYPRDLIGYGRHPVQANWPGRARVAVQFVLNYEEGGENCVLHGDPGSEQFLSEIVGAAAYPDRHMSMESIYEYGSRAGVWRILREFEKRGLPLTVFGVGMAIERHPELARAFVELGHEIACHGWRWIHYQSMTPELEAEHMRLGMEAIERVTGERPLGWYTGRDSPNTHRLVAEYGGFLYDSDNYGDDLPFWMDVAVSGGGTSPQLIVPYTLDTNDMRFATPQGFNTGDHFFDYLRDAFDVLYAEGDEAPKMLSIGMHCRLLGRPGRFRGLQRFLDHIEKHDRVWVTRRVDIARHWREHHPYQPNHRNEGKA; via the coding sequence ATGTCACTCGATCCCAACTATCCTCGCGACCTGATCGGCTACGGCCGCCATCCCGTGCAGGCGAACTGGCCGGGGCGCGCCCGCGTCGCCGTGCAATTCGTGCTGAACTACGAGGAGGGCGGCGAGAACTGCGTGCTGCACGGCGATCCGGGCTCCGAGCAGTTCCTGTCGGAAATCGTCGGCGCGGCCGCGTATCCGGACCGCCACATGAGCATGGAGTCGATCTACGAATACGGTTCGCGGGCCGGCGTGTGGCGCATCCTGCGCGAATTCGAGAAGCGCGGGCTGCCGCTGACGGTATTCGGCGTCGGCATGGCGATCGAGCGTCACCCGGAGCTCGCGCGCGCGTTCGTCGAGCTCGGCCATGAGATCGCGTGCCACGGCTGGCGCTGGATCCACTACCAGAGCATGACGCCCGAACTCGAGGCCGAGCACATGCGTCTCGGGATGGAGGCGATCGAGCGCGTGACGGGCGAGCGCCCGCTCGGCTGGTATACCGGTCGCGACAGCCCCAATACGCACCGCCTGGTCGCGGAATACGGCGGCTTCCTGTACGACTCCGACAACTACGGCGACGACCTGCCGTTCTGGATGGACGTCGCCGTGTCGGGCGGCGGCACGTCGCCGCAACTGATCGTGCCGTACACGCTCGACACGAACGACATGCGTTTCGCGACGCCGCAAGGCTTCAACACCGGCGATCACTTCTTCGACTATCTGCGCGACGCGTTCGATGTGCTGTACGCAGAGGGCGACGAGGCGCCGAAGATGCTGTCGATCGGCATGCACTGCCGGCTGCTCGGCCGGCCGGGCCGGTTCCGCGGGCTGCAGCGGTTCCTCGATCACATCGAGAAGCACGATCGCGTATGGGTGACGCGCCGTGTCGATATCGCGCGTCACTGGCGTGAACATCATCCGTATCAGCCCAATCATCGAAACGAAGGGAAAGCATGA